The Humulus lupulus chromosome 7, drHumLupu1.1, whole genome shotgun sequence region TTTACCTCATATGATGATTATAGACCTGACGATGAATTTTGATATCAACATAGGATGGTGGTTGAAGAATGAATCATCAAGTTCAGATTCAACGAATGATTATGGCTAGAGATCCATGATAATACTTTGAACAGTTAGAGAATCGTGTTAATAAcatgttataaaactattaagaatactAAAATATTAAGTATTgattgcctttttcgctatcaactaatttacagaacttaaagaaaatgtaATGTGAAGACAcatattttacgtggtttaggttattaattaaccatagtccacgagtctattgtattagggTGCGAGGAAGCTTGAAGGTTTCAAGCTTCTATGGAGTTCAGGCAGCTCTGGGCAATTCTCTAAAATACAAAAATTCGGATCCATTTACAATGGATGCCCTAGCCTTATTTATAGAGGCCGAGGACAATTAATTCCCTTAACAGGGAGTTATTACAAACATTCCCAATTAACTGGGGTATAAATGCTAATTAGTACTTGCTCTCATAATTAAGGAGGTGGTGAGCCTGTGTGTATCACACGAGGCCCATTTACGAGGTTACATCCCATAACTTTTTTGGGAATAACACATCCCTGACAGTGTCAGTGGATGGCTGCATGATTTCCCATGTTAGGCGGCGCATTAGGACATGTTGTTTGTCGCTTGTATGGACTCGACACCCCGACTTGGGTAATAGTAACGTGTTAGACCGCTGCTTGTAGTCTAGGGTCGTTGTGGTTGACACCTGACACTATGCTCCGGGTCCATAGAATGCTTATTACAGACTGGAAGGAATTTGATGGAGAAGGAGAGCATCATAATTGTGGTCCTCAGGATATAGCTCGCCTGATGACAACCTTCTCCGGGGGCAGTGCACGATTATGGGATGCAACTTACCCCCCAAGGAGTTATGGGCGAGCTCACCAGGGATTCCTTACTGTCCGAGGCTTAATTACTCTAATGATTGTCACGTGTCAATTGGTGGAAACACGAACAACATAAAGTATAAAGAAAAGAAGTAGACAGAGTAACAGAGATATAAATAGATAGTGAAACTCTTGTGTATTATTTCAATGAGTATTGAACActatttatacaaatatatatgaTCTAAAAAAATTAAGTAAGTACCACaaatacaataaataattaatattgatATTTAACTTTAGGTAACCCGGTAATTCTCTATTATTATGATATTTGACTAAGAAGATTCTCTATTATTATGGacatcaatatatatattaataatatttataaaaattttaGCTATTACAAAATTTGTTTtggatttttaaaatatttaaaaagtataatataataataattaaattgaaacgtataataataaatttaattattttgatagtgTAACATTATAAAGTAATATTTtcttaaaatagtatttttttaaaataataatctagATTTCTTCTCTGTTAAAAAAGAAATTCAAATTTGATCCGCTACGGTGGGTCGTATGGAAGGAAAGAAAGAGCTACGAATACAAAGCGTAGGATGACATAAGGAATACCCGGGAACGGTGATGAAGTGGTTAAATACAAAAAGGGGTAGTCTCCCTCCTTGACCTCACCATCCACACACCCAACACCTTCTgaaaatacaatacaatacaaacCCATCAAAAAGATCTTCCAAATGGTTTAGCCCCTCTTCCCCAAACCCCCCACAGTTCAAGTTTCGCGGCAACGCTATTCTCTACTTTCTCTcctcttcctctttctctctctaaaacgctttctctctctctctctcttctggtcAAAGTTGCTTCAAGAAGAATCGCTCTCTCTTAAACATtatcattttttgtttttgtttttctctACAATTGGTTCAAATTTAGATTCTGATAAACCCTACCACCGCTAAGGTCCTTCGATCTATGACTTTAGGGTTTGGAAAGGTACAGACATTTGAATTTTgcgattttgtttttttttttttttaaatattatattttttgtgagttgcattattttttttaaaaaaaaaattaaaagattttcaaattttttgattTGGCGTTTTGATTTTTCTTCGCTGTTGCTCGTTTCGATAGTCAAAATCCATTTTGGGTTATTTAGCTGCAATTTGTATTGGagcattcctttttttttttttttgaatttcttTGCATTTCAAgactgtttttttttaaatatatatattaaatgatttttttttatcgaTTTCAAATTTGAAAATTCGTTTGCTTTTCTGAAGTCGTAATTAAGTGAAAAACTGTAATTTTAACTAAAAAATGCTTTCCTTCCTCCTCTATTTGAATTCTTCAGGTTAAAGAAGGTAATGGAAAATgctaaaaaaaaagagaaaagagaagattTTTCTAATTGCGAGATGATTCACTGAGGTTTATGTGTTGTGCTGATATGTCTAATTCGTCTTGCTTTTAACTTCAATTTCTTGTGAAATTGAggtttttttcttcctttttatttTCGGTAGGAATCAGGGgatttgatgatatattttgtctgttatttttctttttctgccATACTTGGTTGTTTGCGCAGCCCCCTTAAATTGGTATTATTAGAATTTAAATTGTGAAATTGAGTGTTTTGTTTTCAGTTTTCTAAACTTGCTAATGATGATTATGGAACTTTTTTCAGATTTGGTGTTGCACTTAATGGCTCCAACCAAAAAATCTCGGGTGAACAAGCGGTATGGAAGTGCAGTTTCTTATTCTCCGGAGAAAGATGTAGGGATTTTAACTAAGAACAAGCAACGAGGTTCAGTGTCGTTTTCTCCTGATAAAGATGGCGGTGGCGGGAACTCGAGCAAAAGCATTCAAAGAGTAattctagatttttttttattatttttttcttctattcttgGATTTGTGGAAATTATGGAagtataattttttattgatttcttGCTTGCTATCTTTGTGTACAGAAGAAAAAACTATCAGATAAGTTGGGATCTCAGTGGAGCAAGGGAGAGCTTGAGCGTTTTTATGAAGCGTATAGGAAGTATGGAAAAGATTGGAGGAAGGTATGCCATATCTTATTTCTTGATACAGTTCCATTTTTGGgattattttctatttaattttattttgataaattagAGATAAGCTAGAGCTTGTCAGTGTGATCACATCTTTTAAAGTTCGCTTGCCAACTGTCTGATATAAATTATTGTATGCTTGACAAAGATATATTGAGGAATTTCCGTTGTCTATCTTCATAGGCACATGATAGTGTGTTCTCCATCTGTTTTGAAAGATTATTTTTTACAcattctgtttttctttcttgagTTTAGATTGTTGATGTCTGTGGATTTCTAGGTTGCTGCTGCAGTGCGCAACAGAACTGTCGAAATGGTGGAGGCTCTTTACAGTATGAATCGGGTACATGTTTTCCATGGGTATTAGATTAATATTACCATGATTACTTACTTTACATCTTTGTTAGGTAAGTTATTAATTCTGATTTGTGTGATTTTGGTTTTTAAGGCATACTTGTCGCTGCCAGAAGGGACAGCTTCTGTGGTTGGCCTTATAGCAATGATGACAGATCACTATAATGTTCTGGTAAGACTAGATTAAGTTGCATCTGATTTTTCGGGACAGTACTATTTCCATTAATCTTTACTGTGGAATCAGATTTGACCATGGCTTTTCTTTTCAAACTTAAATTGATAGGAAGGGAGCGATAGTGAACAAGAGAGCAATGATGGTTCAGGACTTTCTCGAAAACATCAAAACCGCAAGCGTGGCAGAGATAATTTTAACACCTCAAAAGATCTTTTCCAATCTCACTCAGTTGCTTCTACTGATGGATGCTTATCATTACTCAAAAGGAAACGCAGTGATGGTAAAATAACATGCTGTTTTATATAATTTATCAAGATCTTTTTGCTGGCATTTATCAATATTAAGTTTGTTTGCTCTAATCAGTTGTTACTCACTTATAAATTAATGACAATGAGGTTAAATGTGTAGAGATATTGATGATGTGCAAAATTATGCTGGGATAAGAGAGCAAAAAACGAACAGTTGTATGTTGGATCTTAATATTTGCCTTGTTTGGAATAACTATTTATGAAATGAGAGAAGTATGCAAAGGTggaatatttttattaataaaagacaAGAAAAATTTATAACAAATGAATGTGTGCACTGAAACAATTAGGTGATGTCACAGATTAATTTCAAAAGTCTTTCTCCATGCTCTTATTTGTGCTCTCAATTGTTGTTACCAAAAAGAACCCAAAACCTGTAGAAACAGAACAATCTTTGAAGACTTGGAAAGTTTGTGATAAGTTGTTAGAGTTAAATTTTGGGTTGTTTTGTGATTagattttgaaaataaattttggAACGGTTATAGAGAGATTTATAAAATATGCAGGAGACCTAATTTCTGTACAATATTTGGCAGAAGATAGTTTTATCTCATGACTATCATTAAAGTTGACTAGCTTTTGTTGACTTCCTCACCCCCCTCCTCTCTTATGTTGCTGATTATTTGATCTGGACATCTACTCTCAAAGTGAAACAACATTGCTGCACTTACTAAATTTCCCACCTTCTAAAACATGAGTTCCATTGTGCTTTAACATCATATCAGGTAGCCAGCCTCGTGTAGTTGGGAAGCGGACACCACGTTTTCCAGTTTCATACTCACATAAGAGAGAGTATAAGGAAAATCAAATATCACCAAATAGGAAGGGCAAAAAGGCTGAGAATGATAATGATGATGCACATGTAGCAGCGTTGGCGTTGACTGAGGCTTCTCAAAGAGTAGGTTCCCCTCAAGTTTCTACACCATACAAGCATATCAGCTCTTCTCCTGCTCAGAGCTGGGAAAGATTAGCACTAGTATGTATTGAAGTTCTTGTGTTATGCCAGTGCAACTATTTTCTGTTTCTGTAAAAATAACTCCTTTTTTTTTCTATGTAAATATAGCGCTCACAAAGACTTCGTGATACTTCGGTGGATGACGATTGGTTTGAAGGTAGTGTTGGAAGCAGGGGAGCTGAAAATGGAGATTATGGAAAGGATGCTAGCTCCTTAATGGCTATGGAAGGTGTTGGTACAGTTGAGGTTCATCAAAAGGGGAAGAAGTTTTATGGAAAAAAAGAGAATGTTGAGGATGATGATGGTGGGGAAGCATGTAGTGGCACAGAAGAAGGGCAAAACGTCAGCAGTTTGAAGGGAAAAGTTGATGTTGAATTTTCAAATACGAAAGTTGAGCGAGTTTCTCCGCAAAGTCAACGGAAGAGAAGCAAAAAGCTATTTTTTGGAGGTACTTTTTGTCACATTACAATTTTATATTTGGTTCTTTGTTTAAccaatttaaaacaaaatatatatatatttatctttaaATGAGTATAcctattttttctaattttttactaCACATTTAACCTTGAGTGAGCAGAACAAAATATACAACTGTATATCTTTTATTTCAACTCATGGCATTTTACTGTCAAATACACCCCAtctttttataattataaataaaataatcataaaaattaagAACAACATTTTGAAGAAAGTGATGAGTGAAtattagtttttaaaaaattatgagtGGAATAAAATTGATGCAAgtgtatttacaaaaaaaaaaaaactataattaGGAATAAAATTTCCTATAAAATAAGTGTTAATAacctaaaataaatataatattttgtaaatgtAGTCAATTCAGTTCAGAGTGTCTATATAATATTTGAAAGTTGCAATGTAATAAATTGTGAATTGTTTTCGGGCAAtgagaacaaaaacaaaatacaaagttGAGCTTTAACGAATTCTTTTTCAAATTGCTCtactttttttttaccaaaacattaatttttaaatttgcaCCAAAACATTATACACCTACGAAATCTGGTAAGAATTCGTTAGTATTACTCTATTCAATTCGTTAGTATTGAAAAAGAATTCGTTAAAGCTCATATCATTAGTATTACTCTATTCAATGGGAGAATATTATTTTGATCCCTGCCCTTTAGTTAAATAGCACATTTGATCcttgatttttgaaaattttaatgatAGCTATTTGTTTTACAAAATCTACTAAAATTTAGTCAAAATTTTTCGTAATAAAATCATTTAACttcattaaatataattttaaataatttattatatatttttattcatggaaccaaaattaaaataaaaaaatgaaatattaAACAAGATTCATTGTCATATGAGgtttccaaaataataataataataataataaatcaattaaaaatgtaTTAATTCAAATAAAACAAGATTAAGAATGCCTTGTTAACAAAAAATTCAACCAAAATAAGTTGAAGGGTTAAAAAACGTTATCATtgaaattttctaaaataaaaattcaAGTATGGTATTTAGCTACAACATTTGGTGCAAAATGATATTTTTCCTTGAAGCATACAAACTCAGATGAAAATATTCTATATGTAAACACCATATCCATGTAGTGTACCTCGCACAGTTACtgatttgcatatggttatttaAATTTTTGCTTCTTACTTTTAAAGCTAGCCTTCTTGTAATAGTTCTTGATTTTTTATATCCAGATGAAAGCTCTGCCATTGATGCTCTTCAAACTTTGGCCAATTTGTCGCTCATGACATGCACTATGGAATCTGGTAAGCACCTTTCAGTTGTAGTATGAATTGTTATGCTCTTAAGTTATCCGGAATGCCATGTTTTCATTCCGATTTAAGATTGAATTAATATCTATTTACATCTAATAAATTTAGAAGGTATTAAAGTTCGATCTAAATCTAAAATTTAGATTAAAGTTATTTCTCAGGGATCATTGTTGTTCTGGTGCAGCTATTTTGAAATCTGTCTTTCTTATGCTATGTGCCTTGAAATGATTTGGTTCTTGTTTTCTTATGGTGGCTTCTCATCTTTTATCATATTCTTGTGTATCTAGAATCATCTGTCCAATTGAAGGAAGAAAGAACAACTCTCGATACAGAAGAGAAAAGCAGTGTACCTGAAGCAACAAGCCAAGtaagaaacaaaaataaactcTCGGGTGCTAAACAAAAGGTACCCCCTgcaatttctaaaaataatgGTACTATTTCCAAAAAATCCAAACTTGGAAGGGATGCAAATGGTGATATTAATAATGATTCAACAACGGCACAACTTCATTCTGACAACAAATTATTGAAAAGGAGGCGGAAGTCCTTGATACCAAAGGTGAACACGAAATCATTCTtatcttgtaaaaaaaaattcataaaagtctctctctctctctctgcctCATCGATTGATGTCAGCTTATTGGTTGATTTAATGCTAATTTCATTTTTTATTCTACAGATGTCAAAAGTAGAAGCTCGTCTAGATGCTATTCTAAAAGGAACTTTTAAGATAGAGGTATAGCTTTTATAAAACAAAGTAAATACATTAAATTTATATTCATTATTTGAGGCAATTTTGGGGACAACAGATGCAGTCTTGTGATAAGTATTGAGTTATCAAACAACACAATCTAAAGTACAATTCTGAGGAAGCACAGACCGAAACTGGTCTGAATGTATTGATTATGGTTGAAATACATGAGAAATATTTCATTTGACTAActattatcatattatttttgtCTTTGTGTTATACTTGTTTTAGGATATTTGTGAAGAGGAGAGTAAACCAGTGATTAAAGGTAAACGGAGTAGCCAAACTTCTACTCCTTCAAAACAGTGGAAATCAGTAGGATCATCTGAAGGTTCTTTGAGTAGTGAATATAACAGAACTGGAAGTGGCACTGATTTAGTTGTATCAACTACCCAAGTTCCTGCTGCCAGCCATGTTAACTTACCAACTAAACAAAGAAGTAAGCGCAAAATGTATCTACCCCGAACATTGCCCACCAAAGACATCAAGTCTACGGAGAATATTGTAAAACGGCAGGTTAACAAATATTCCGCTTTGGCAGAGGTAAGTTTtaaccttttatttatttg contains the following coding sequences:
- the LOC133790937 gene encoding protein ALWAYS EARLY 2 isoform X1; translation: MAPTKKSRVNKRYGSAVSYSPEKDVGILTKNKQRGSVSFSPDKDGGGGNSSKSIQRKKKLSDKLGSQWSKGELERFYEAYRKYGKDWRKVAAAVRNRTVEMVEALYSMNRAYLSLPEGTASVVGLIAMMTDHYNVLEGSDSEQESNDGSGLSRKHQNRKRGRDNFNTSKDLFQSHSVASTDGCLSLLKRKRSDGSQPRVVGKRTPRFPVSYSHKREYKENQISPNRKGKKAENDNDDAHVAALALTEASQRVGSPQVSTPYKHISSSPAQSWERLALRSQRLRDTSVDDDWFEGSVGSRGAENGDYGKDASSLMAMEGVGTVEVHQKGKKFYGKKENVEDDDGGEACSGTEEGQNVSSLKGKVDVEFSNTKVERVSPQSQRKRSKKLFFGDESSAIDALQTLANLSLMTCTMESESSVQLKEERTTLDTEEKSSVPEATSQVRNKNKLSGAKQKVPPAISKNNGTISKKSKLGRDANGDINNDSTTAQLHSDNKLLKRRRKSLIPKMSKVEARLDAILKGTFKIEDICEEESKPVIKGKRSSQTSTPSKQWKSVGSSEGSLSSEYNRTGSGTDLVVSTTQVPAASHVNLPTKQRSKRKMYLPRTLPTKDIKSTENIVKRQVNKYSALAEEKLSCFLSSTMVRRWCTFEWFYSAIDYPWFSKREFEEYLNHVGLGHIPRLTRVEWGVIRSSLGKPRRFSELFLREERKKLKQYRESVREHYTELRTGVREGLPTDLARPLTVGQRVIAIHPKTREVHDGSVLTVDHDKCRIQFDHPDIGVEFVMDVDCMPLNPMENMPESLRRQNIAIDKFSLTSKEAQPNGNFGGPVMFASSGHMEKAPTSMNTLGKHGKGDTTHSVSHLKATAIDIVSSTQPIAYGQSFMVANNQAREADIRALSELTRALDKKEALLTELRKTNNEILENQNNGDYSLKDCEMFKKHYATVLVQLNEASSQVSSALHDLRQRNTHPGNVLLPGLKTPINSTTHSNVPGSFDNFSISQDSGSNVVEIVKGSTIKAQSMVDAAIQAFSSSKEGEDAYVKIREALDSLDNKSVTSESRVLTNKPQEQVNGTSGHRNPLISCTSEPVVTGDSSALNLRTDSEKSEAKVPSGIISSCVASLLMIQTCTERQYPPSEVAQILDTAVSSLYPLSSQNIQIYREIQSYMGRIKTQILALVPT
- the LOC133790937 gene encoding protein ALWAYS EARLY 2 isoform X2 — encoded protein: MAPTKKSRVNKRYGSAVSYSPEKDVGILTKNKQRGSVSFSPDKDGGGGNSSKSIQRKKKLSDKLGSQWSKGELERFYEAYRKYGKDWRKVAAAVRNRTVEMVEALYSMNRAYLSLPEGTASVVGLIAMMTDHYNVLEGSDSEQESNDGSGLSRKHQNRKRGRDNFNTSKDLFQSHSVASTDGCLSLLKRKRSDGSQPRVVGKRTPRFPVSYSHKREYKENQISPNRKGKKAENDNDDAHVAALALTEASQRVGSPQVSTPYKHISSSPAQSWERLALRSQRLRDTSVDDDWFEGSVGSRGAENGDYGKDASSLMAMEGVGTVEVHQKGKKFYGKKENVEDDDGGEACSGTEEGQNVSSLKGKVDVEFSNTKVERVSPQSQRKRSKKLFFGDESSAIDALQTLANLSLMTCTMESESSVQLKEERTTLDTEEKSSVPEATSQVRNKNKLSGAKQKVPPAISKNNGTISKKSKLGRDANGDINNDSTTAQLHSDNKLLKRRRKSLIPKMSKVEARLDAILKGTFKIEDICEEESKPVIKGKRSSQTSTPSKQWKSVGSSEGSLSSEYNRTGSGTDLVVSTTQVPAASHVNLPTKQRSKRKMYLPRTLPTKDIKSTENIVKRQVNKYSALAEEKLSCFLSSTMVRRWCTFEWFYSAIDYPWFSKREFEEYLNHVGLGHIPRLTRVEWGVIRSSLGKPRRFSELFLREERKKLKQYRESVREHYTELRTGVREGLPTDLARPLTVGQRVIAIHPKTREVHDGSVLTVDHDKCRIQFDHPDIGVEFVMDVDCMPLNPMENMPESLRRQNIAIDKFSLTSKEAQPNGNFGGPVMFASSGHMEKAPTSMNTLGKHGKGDTTHSVSHLKATAIDIVSSTQPIAYGQSFMVANNQAREADIRALSELTRALDKKVSSALHDLRQRNTHPGNVLLPGLKTPINSTTHSNVPGSFDNFSISQDSGSNVVEIVKGSTIKAQSMVDAAIQAFSSSKEGEDAYVKIREALDSLDNKSVTSESRVLTNKPQEQVNGTSGHRNPLISCTSEPVVTGDSSALNLRTDSEKSEAKVPSGIISSCVASLLMIQTCTERQYPPSEVAQILDTAVSSLYPLSSQNIQIYREIQSYMGRIKTQILALVPT
- the LOC133790937 gene encoding protein ALWAYS EARLY 2 isoform X3 — encoded protein: MAPTKKSRVNKRYGSAVSYSPEKDVGILTKNKQRGSVSFSPDKDGGGGNSSKSIQRKKKLSDKLGSQWSKGELERFYEAYRKYGKDWRKVAAAVRNRTVEMVEALYSMNRAYLSLPEGTASVVGLIAMMTDHYNVLEGSDSEQESNDGSGLSRKHQNRKRGRDNFNTSKDLFQSHSVASTDGCLSLLKRKRSDGSQPRVVGKRTPRFPVSYSHKREYKENQISPNRKGKKAENDNDDAHVAALALTEASQRVGSPQVSTPYKHISSSPAQSWERLALRSQRLRDTSVDDDWFEGSVGSRGAENGDYGKDASSLMAMEGVGTVEVHQKGKKFYGKKENVEDDDGGEACSGTEEGQNVSSLKGKVDVEFSNTKVERVSPQSQRKRSKKLFFGDESSAIDALQTLANLSLMTCTMESESSVQLKEERTTLDTEEKSSVPEATSQVRNKNKLSGAKQKVPPAISKNNGTISKKSKLGRDANGDINNDSTTAQLHSDNKLLKRRRKSLIPKMSKVEARLDAILKGTFKIEDICEEESKPVIKGKRSSQTSTPSKQWKSVGSSEGSLSSEYNRTGSGTDLVVSTTQVPAASHVNLPTKQRSKRKMYLPRTLPTKDIKSTENIVKRQVNKYSALAEEKLSCFLSSTMVRRWCTFEWFYSAIDYPWFSKREFEEYLNHVGLGHIPRLTRVEWGVIRSSLGKPRRFSELFLREERKKLKQYRESVREHYTELRTGVREGLPTDLARPLTVGQRVIAIHPKTREVHDGSVLTVDHDKCRIQFDHPDIGVEFVMDVDCMPLNPMENMPESLRRQNIAIDKFSLTSKEAQPNGNFGGPVMFASSGHMEKAPTSMNTLGKHGKVSSALHDLRQRNTHPGNVLLPGLKTPINSTTHSNVPGSFDNFSISQDSGSNVVEIVKGSTIKAQSMVDAAIQAFSSSKEGEDAYVKIREALDSLDNKSVTSESRVLTNKPQEQVNGTSGHRNPLISCTSEPVVTGDSSALNLRTDSEKSEAKVPSGIISSCVASLLMIQTCTERQYPPSEVAQILDTAVSSLYPLSSQNIQIYREIQSYMGRIKTQILALVPT